In Arthrobacter sp. QXT-31, one genomic interval encodes:
- a CDS encoding MOSC domain-containing protein, producing the protein MTETYRYDVEVLHLLVSPGHAYFGRARDGAAEVPTADAERVEIVAGKGIVGDRFFGKAAHMDAAVTLFAVEALEAMAAELDAGPFDPLLTRRNVILRGAHLAPLLGQDFALESRGSVVRFKGGRPAHPCAWMDRMLAPGAHAAMRGRGGMRCRALSDGVLHRGPAVLVSPVPLEPAQAGTPNVLRPGRLP; encoded by the coding sequence ATGACCGAAACCTACAGATACGACGTTGAGGTCCTGCACCTGCTCGTGTCGCCTGGCCATGCGTACTTCGGCCGCGCGCGGGACGGGGCGGCCGAAGTCCCGACAGCGGACGCCGAACGGGTGGAGATCGTCGCCGGCAAGGGCATTGTCGGGGACAGGTTTTTCGGGAAGGCGGCGCACATGGACGCCGCGGTCACGCTGTTCGCCGTTGAGGCCCTCGAGGCCATGGCTGCCGAACTCGACGCCGGCCCCTTCGACCCGCTGCTGACCCGGCGCAACGTGATCCTCAGGGGCGCACACCTGGCCCCGCTCCTCGGGCAGGACTTCGCACTGGAGTCCCGGGGCAGTGTGGTGCGGTTCAAGGGCGGGCGCCCCGCCCACCCTTGCGCCTGGATGGACAGGATGCTGGCGCCCGGCGCGCACGCCGCGATGCGCGGGCGCGGGGGCATGCGCTGCCGGGCTCTTTCCGACGGCGTGCTGCACCGCGGGCCTGCGGTGCTGGTCAGCCCGGTGCCGCTCGAGCCCGCGCAGGCGGGAACGCCGAACGTGCTCCGGCCGGGCCGGCTGCCGTAA
- a CDS encoding 3-hydroxyacyl-CoA dehydrogenase family protein — MQITQTIAATAVVGAGYMGGGIAQVLAMHGHKVALGDVDGGIAERSRVRLVGQARDFEARGLLPAGAAETIEGNLTAAASIEEAVSTADYVAEAVPEDPVIKADILGRISTAAPAGAVIASNTSAIPIGELAAAVSNPERFLGVHWMNPAPFIPGVELIPGPQTAPGVMDLAEELIRSLGKTPARVADTPGFVANRLQFALYKEAARIVEEGVAAPSQIDAVVSSTFGFRLALFGPFAIGDMAGLDVYESSYRTLEKAYGERFAPPAALTSTVEEGNLGLKTGHGFLDIDPASREDLVAYRDSTYARLSQLRAELGQAPGL; from the coding sequence ATGCAAATTACGCAGACCATCGCGGCCACGGCCGTGGTCGGTGCCGGCTACATGGGCGGCGGCATCGCCCAGGTTCTGGCCATGCACGGCCACAAGGTGGCGCTGGGAGATGTCGACGGCGGGATCGCCGAACGCTCCCGGGTCCGGCTCGTGGGCCAGGCCCGGGACTTTGAAGCCCGGGGGCTGCTGCCCGCCGGCGCGGCCGAAACCATTGAGGGCAACCTCACCGCTGCCGCGAGCATCGAGGAGGCTGTCTCGACGGCGGACTATGTCGCCGAGGCGGTCCCGGAGGACCCGGTGATCAAGGCGGACATCCTGGGCCGCATCTCTACGGCAGCGCCCGCCGGGGCGGTCATCGCATCCAACACGTCCGCCATTCCGATCGGGGAACTGGCAGCGGCGGTCAGCAACCCCGAACGCTTCCTCGGCGTCCACTGGATGAACCCTGCCCCCTTCATTCCCGGGGTGGAGCTGATCCCCGGACCGCAGACCGCGCCCGGCGTGATGGACCTTGCCGAAGAGCTCATCCGGTCCCTTGGCAAGACTCCGGCCCGGGTGGCCGACACACCCGGATTCGTTGCCAACCGCCTGCAGTTCGCGCTGTACAAGGAAGCGGCCCGGATCGTTGAAGAGGGCGTGGCCGCCCCCTCCCAGATCGATGCGGTGGTCAGCAGCACCTTCGGGTTCCGGCTCGCCCTCTTCGGCCCCTTCGCCATCGGGGACATGGCCGGCCTGGACGTGTACGAGTCCTCGTACCGGACCCTGGAGAAGGCCTACGGCGAGCGGTTTGCCCCGCCCGCGGCGCTGACGTCCACCGTGGAGGAAGGCAACCTGGGGCTGAAAACCGGCCACGGGTTCCTGGACATCGATCCGGCCAGCCGGGAGGACCTCGTGGCTTACCGGGACAGCACCTACGCCCGGCTCTCGCAGCTCCGGGCTGAGCTGGGCCAGGCGCCCGGGCTGTAA
- a CDS encoding SDR family NAD(P)-dependent oxidoreductase — protein sequence MPKAPNFRLDGKKALVTGAGRGLGKAIADGLAGCGATVYGTSRDAETAKQISERYGTAPLAVDVTDTRNVEGFVESLQQASGGIDLLVNNAGVNVPKPALELTEEDWDTVFDTNLKGTFFLTTALVRRWVDAGTHGAIVNIASQAGIVGIEERAAYGTSKAGLIHLTKILALEWAAAGIRVNAVAPTFVRTELTESTLSRPDWASELLSRIPAGRFGEPEDIAGGVAFLLSDAASLITGHTLAVDGGYTIR from the coding sequence GTGCCGAAAGCGCCGAATTTCCGACTGGACGGCAAGAAGGCCCTGGTCACGGGGGCGGGCCGCGGGCTCGGCAAGGCCATCGCTGACGGCCTTGCCGGCTGCGGCGCCACCGTCTACGGAACCAGCCGCGACGCCGAAACCGCCAAGCAGATCAGCGAGCGGTACGGAACCGCGCCGCTGGCCGTGGACGTCACCGACACCAGGAACGTCGAGGGCTTCGTCGAATCACTCCAGCAGGCCAGCGGCGGGATTGACCTGCTGGTCAACAACGCCGGCGTCAACGTGCCCAAGCCTGCCCTGGAGCTCACGGAGGAGGACTGGGACACGGTCTTTGACACCAACCTCAAGGGCACCTTCTTCCTCACCACGGCACTTGTCCGGCGTTGGGTGGACGCGGGTACCCACGGGGCCATCGTCAACATCGCCTCCCAGGCGGGAATCGTCGGGATCGAAGAGCGCGCGGCGTACGGCACCAGCAAGGCGGGGCTGATCCACCTGACCAAGATCCTGGCGCTGGAGTGGGCCGCCGCCGGAATCCGGGTCAACGCCGTCGCCCCGACCTTCGTCCGAACGGAACTGACCGAGTCCACGCTCAGCAGGCCGGACTGGGCCAGCGAACTGCTGTCCCGGATCCCGGCGGGCCGTTTCGGGGAACCGGAAGACATCGCCGGCGGGGTGGCGTTCCTGCTCAGCGACGCGGCGTCGCTCATCACCGGTCACACGCTGGCCGTCGACGGCGGCTACACCATCCGCTGA
- the hisD gene encoding histidinol dehydrogenase, with protein sequence MTVTTALSTAVDSTLLKEPERNSVSRGSTPEVRATVEAVIADIRERGDEAVREYSAKFDKHAPESFLLSQEQLDEIMARVPEQVIEDIKFVQQQVRVMAQKQLESLSDFEIETLPGVFLGQKNVPIQAAGAYIPGGKYPLLASAHMTIVTAKVAGVERVAACTPLIQGEVPDATVAAMYLAGADEIYLLGGIQAVAALATGTETIKPVNMLAGPGNAFVAEAKRQLFGEVGIDLFAGPTEVLIVADEHADPFIVAVDLLSQAEHGPDSPAVLITTSEELGRKVMEHIDTILVDMPTRDYAAAAWRDWGAVHVVATLDDAYALADEYAYEHVQILTQNPREALEKMHDYGALFLGEGTCVSYGDKVIGTNHVLPTRGAARYTGGLWVGKYLRTVTYQEVTNTESSAFFGELCGRASRVERFEGHARSGDVRAAKYRGTSLPWSDHTFDS encoded by the coding sequence ATGACCGTTACAACAGCACTTAGCACCGCCGTGGACTCCACCCTGCTGAAGGAGCCCGAGCGCAACAGCGTGTCCCGGGGCAGCACTCCCGAGGTGCGCGCCACCGTGGAAGCCGTCATTGCGGACATCCGTGAGCGCGGGGACGAGGCCGTCCGCGAATACTCGGCCAAGTTCGACAAGCACGCACCTGAATCCTTCCTGCTCAGCCAGGAGCAGCTCGACGAGATCATGGCCCGGGTTCCGGAGCAGGTCATCGAGGACATCAAGTTCGTCCAGCAGCAGGTCCGCGTGATGGCGCAGAAGCAGCTCGAGTCGCTCTCCGACTTCGAGATCGAGACCCTTCCCGGCGTCTTCCTCGGCCAGAAGAACGTTCCGATCCAGGCAGCCGGCGCCTACATTCCGGGCGGCAAGTACCCGCTCCTGGCCAGTGCCCACATGACCATCGTCACCGCCAAGGTGGCCGGCGTTGAGCGCGTTGCCGCCTGCACCCCGCTGATCCAGGGCGAGGTCCCGGACGCCACCGTGGCCGCCATGTACCTGGCCGGCGCCGACGAGATCTACCTGCTGGGCGGCATCCAGGCCGTGGCCGCGCTGGCCACCGGCACCGAGACCATCAAGCCGGTGAACATGCTGGCCGGCCCGGGCAACGCATTCGTCGCCGAAGCCAAGCGCCAGCTCTTCGGCGAGGTCGGCATCGACCTCTTTGCCGGCCCCACGGAGGTCCTGATCGTGGCGGACGAGCACGCCGACCCGTTCATTGTCGCCGTCGACCTTCTTTCCCAGGCCGAGCACGGCCCTGACTCCCCGGCCGTCCTGATCACCACCAGCGAGGAGCTGGGACGCAAGGTCATGGAGCACATCGACACGATCCTGGTTGACATGCCCACCCGCGACTACGCCGCCGCGGCCTGGCGTGACTGGGGCGCCGTCCACGTGGTGGCCACCCTCGATGACGCCTACGCCCTGGCCGATGAGTACGCCTACGAGCACGTCCAGATCCTGACGCAGAACCCCCGCGAGGCCCTGGAGAAGATGCACGACTACGGCGCCCTGTTCCTCGGCGAGGGGACCTGCGTCTCCTACGGCGACAAGGTGATCGGCACCAACCACGTGCTGCCCACGCGCGGTGCGGCCCGCTACACCGGCGGCCTCTGGGTGGGGAAGTACCTGCGCACCGTCACCTACCAGGAAGTGACCAACACCGAGTCCAGCGCCTTCTTCGGCGAACTCTGCGGCCGAGCATCCAGGGTGGAGCGGTTTGAGGGCCACGCCCGGTCCGGCGACGTCCGCGCCGCGAAGTACCGCGGCACGTCCCTGCCCTGGTCGGACCACACCTTCGACAGCTAA